The Hymenobacter sp. 5317J-9 genome has a window encoding:
- a CDS encoding DoxX-like family protein, with amino-acid sequence MKRPSIYVEARMRCSMEQLWAHTQQPELHQQWDLRFTEIEYLPRPSEAEPQQFLYATRIGFGLGVAGCGESLGTNEKNGERTSVLKFWSDEKVSLIREGAGFWKYVPMEDGLRFFTRYDYQTRFGAAGEWLDRLVFRPLIGWATAWSFDSLRLWLEQGQRPAVSRALALITALVRFTLGFVWMYQGVVPKLLYPDTGELSILQGAGFSAGAARTVASAVGVGEILFGLLFWVLPMQRLRPVYWLNMLGLVVLGAGALFSQPAVFVAPFNPLTLNLALVALAAVALLIPTELVPSATRCLRRPMESPRTAASVPRENPVATA; translated from the coding sequence ATGAAGAGGCCCTCGATTTACGTAGAAGCCCGAATGCGCTGCTCCATGGAGCAGCTGTGGGCGCACACCCAGCAGCCCGAACTGCACCAGCAGTGGGACCTGCGCTTCACCGAAATAGAGTACTTGCCGCGCCCATCGGAGGCCGAGCCGCAGCAGTTTCTGTACGCCACGCGCATCGGGTTTGGGCTGGGCGTGGCCGGCTGCGGCGAAAGCCTCGGCACGAATGAGAAGAACGGAGAGCGTACCTCGGTGCTCAAGTTTTGGTCTGACGAAAAGGTGTCGCTGATTCGCGAAGGCGCGGGCTTCTGGAAGTACGTGCCAATGGAGGACGGCCTGCGGTTTTTCACGCGCTACGATTACCAGACGCGTTTTGGCGCGGCGGGGGAGTGGCTCGACCGGCTGGTGTTTCGGCCGCTCATCGGTTGGGCCACGGCCTGGAGCTTCGACAGCCTGCGGCTGTGGCTGGAGCAGGGGCAGCGGCCGGCGGTATCGCGGGCTTTGGCGCTGATAACGGCTCTGGTGCGGTTCACACTGGGCTTTGTGTGGATGTATCAGGGCGTGGTGCCCAAGCTGCTGTACCCGGACACCGGTGAGCTGAGCATTTTGCAGGGCGCGGGTTTTTCGGCGGGCGCGGCGCGCACCGTGGCCTCGGCGGTGGGCGTGGGCGAAATCCTGTTCGGGCTGCTGTTTTGGGTGCTGCCGATGCAGCGGCTGCGGCCGGTGTACTGGCTGAACATGCTGGGGCTGGTGGTACTGGGCGCGGGGGCGCTATTCAGCCAGCCGGCGGTGTTTGTGGCGCCTTTCAATCCGCTCACGCTGAACCTGGCGCTGGTGGCGCTGGCCGCGGTGGCGCTGCTGATTCCGACGGAACTAGTGCCCAGTGCCACGCGGTGCCTGCGTCGGCCGATGGAAAGCCCGCGCACTGCCGCGAGCGTGCCGCGGGAAAATCCCGTAGCCACTGCTTAA